The Desulfobotulus pelophilus genome has a window encoding:
- the tgt gene encoding tRNA guanosine(34) transglycosylase Tgt, which yields MAQKDIQFTMLAKDKSGARRGEFTTHHGSVQTPAFMPVGTAGYVHSTPAKDVEESGSQVLLANTYHLSLGDRLASVKYVGGLHRFMGWNQTILTDSGGFQVFSLPDRVISDEGVTFSYEEEGERVQLTPERSMEIQRDLGADIVMAFDECVSHTADRKYVEESLALTTAWARRCRASALQEHQFLFGIVQGGIYDDLRRKSAKEITSIPFDGFAIGGVSVGEGFDLMRRVVSVTAPCLPEDLPRYLMGVGLPEDILEAVHQGMDMFDCVIPTRYARQGTLFTRMGKLRIKNKNFRKDRYPLDTHCSCYTCRTFSRMVLRYLFFSGDPLAETLATIHNLTFYQDLMTDIRVAIEENRFESFKREWLERYRKNR from the coding sequence ATGGCGCAAAAAGATATTCAGTTTACAATGCTTGCAAAGGACAAAAGCGGTGCCCGGAGGGGAGAGTTCACCACCCACCACGGGTCGGTGCAGACACCGGCGTTCATGCCCGTGGGAACGGCAGGCTATGTTCATTCAACGCCTGCAAAAGATGTGGAGGAAAGCGGGTCTCAGGTTCTTCTGGCCAATACCTATCACCTCTCTCTGGGTGATCGTCTTGCATCCGTGAAATATGTGGGAGGACTTCACCGCTTCATGGGGTGGAATCAGACCATTCTTACGGACTCGGGTGGTTTTCAGGTGTTCTCTCTGCCGGATCGCGTGATCAGTGATGAGGGTGTGACCTTCTCCTATGAAGAAGAAGGAGAAAGGGTTCAGCTGACACCGGAAAGGTCCATGGAAATTCAGCGGGATCTGGGTGCGGATATTGTGATGGCTTTTGATGAATGCGTTTCCCATACGGCAGACCGGAAATATGTGGAAGAATCCCTGGCACTGACAACGGCGTGGGCAAGAAGATGCCGGGCATCCGCACTGCAGGAGCATCAGTTCCTTTTCGGTATCGTGCAGGGAGGCATTTATGATGACCTGAGACGGAAAAGTGCAAAGGAGATTACCTCCATTCCCTTTGACGGATTTGCCATCGGCGGCGTGAGTGTGGGAGAGGGTTTTGATCTTATGCGCCGTGTTGTGAGTGTGACAGCACCCTGTCTGCCCGAAGATCTGCCGCGTTACCTTATGGGAGTGGGACTCCCTGAGGATATTCTGGAGGCCGTTCATCAGGGTATGGATATGTTTGACTGTGTCATTCCCACCCGCTATGCCCGCCAGGGGACCCTTTTCACCCGTATGGGGAAATTACGTATTAAAAACAAAAATTTCCGTAAAGACCGGTATCCTCTGGATACGCATTGTTCCTGTTATACCTGCCGTACGTTTTCCCGTATGGTTCTCCGGTATCTTTTCTTTTCCGGCGACCCTCTGGCAGAAACCCTTGCGACCATTCATAATCTTACTTTTTATCAGGATCTTATGACAGATATTCGCGTGGCCATAGAGGAGAATCGTTTCGAATCCTTTAAGCGGGAATGGCTGGAGAGATATCGGAAAAATCGCTGA
- a CDS encoding OsmC family protein, whose amino-acid sequence MAAIRVAGLGKGEYLFRKEGVDTAISVQASASCTGGKPLPSPTDLVGAALGTCMLAVMESMLERSGYDTAAFSLDIEKEMADSPRRIAGFSVKIRPPCMLDVSLQRKLERAAGLCPVTRSLGPDVKIHVIWEQPDGRAKNESDPVEGLQL is encoded by the coding sequence ATGGCAGCAATCCGTGTAGCAGGGCTTGGAAAAGGAGAGTATCTTTTTCGGAAAGAGGGCGTTGACACCGCCATTTCGGTACAGGCTTCTGCTTCCTGTACCGGAGGGAAACCCCTGCCTTCACCCACAGATCTTGTGGGGGCAGCTCTTGGCACCTGTATGCTGGCTGTCATGGAGAGTATGCTGGAGCGATCCGGTTATGATACCGCTGCTTTTTCTCTGGATATTGAAAAAGAAATGGCGGATTCTCCCCGGCGTATAGCCGGTTTTTCTGTGAAGATACGGCCTCCCTGTATGCTGGATGTGTCTCTGCAAAGAAAGCTGGAGCGTGCAGCGGGATTGTGTCCTGTTACACGTAGTCTCGGGCCGGATGTGAAAATTCATGTTATATGGGAACAGCCGGATGGCCGTGCAAAAAATGAGTCGGACCCTGTGGAGGGATTGCAATTGTGA